A region of Pirellulales bacterium DNA encodes the following proteins:
- a CDS encoding nitrilase-related carbon-nitrogen hydrolase encodes MARMVRGALIQATLSEPGTAAPAKIKKSMVDKHVAMIAAAADKGAQVLCMQELFYGPYFCAEQQTKWYDLVEKIPDGPTTKLMCELAKKHNMVMVVPIYEEDMSGVYYNTASVIDADGKWLGKFRKIHIPQVNPGFWEKFYFRPGNLGYPVFDTQIGKVGVYICYDRHFPEGARCLGLAGAEIIFNPSATVAGLSEYLWKLEQPAHAVANGYWVGAINRPGWEEPWRIGEFYGQSYFCNPRGQLIAVAGRDKDEIVVADLDFDMIREVRNTWQFYRDRRPETYGAITAP; translated from the coding sequence ATGGCACGCATGGTTAGGGGGGCACTCATTCAGGCCACGCTCAGCGAGCCGGGGACCGCGGCGCCGGCGAAGATTAAAAAATCGATGGTCGACAAGCACGTGGCGATGATTGCCGCCGCCGCCGACAAAGGGGCCCAAGTGTTGTGCATGCAGGAGCTGTTTTACGGCCCGTATTTTTGTGCCGAGCAGCAGACCAAATGGTACGACCTGGTGGAAAAAATTCCCGACGGGCCCACGACCAAGCTGATGTGCGAGCTGGCGAAAAAGCACAACATGGTGATGGTGGTGCCGATTTACGAAGAAGACATGAGCGGCGTGTATTACAACACGGCCAGCGTGATTGACGCCGACGGCAAGTGGCTGGGCAAGTTTCGCAAAATCCACATTCCGCAGGTGAACCCTGGCTTTTGGGAGAAGTTTTATTTTCGGCCGGGCAACTTGGGTTATCCGGTGTTCGACACGCAGATTGGCAAAGTGGGTGTTTACATTTGCTACGACCGGCATTTTCCCGAAGGGGCGCGGTGCTTGGGTTTGGCCGGAGCGGAAATTATTTTCAATCCGTCGGCGACGGTGGCGGGGTTGAGCGAATATTTGTGGAAGCTGGAGCAGCCGGCGCATGCGGTGGCCAACGGTTACTGGGTGGGAGCGATTAATCGGCCCGGCTGGGAAGAGCCGTGGCGGATTGGCGAATTTTACGGGCAAAGCTATTTTTGCAATCCGCGCGGGCAGTTGATTGCGGTGGCCGGCCGCGACAAGGACGAGATTGTGGTGGCGGATTTAGATTTCGACATGATTCGCGAAGTGCGCAACACGTGGCAGTTTTATCGCGACCGCCGGCCGGAAACGTACGGGGCGATTACCGCGCCGTGA
- a CDS encoding NCS1 family nucleobase:cation symporter-1 — translation MQPTASSSDGIVELAEYPFGSPYFSPDLAPVNRAGRRWGMKDIAVLWISMSACIPTYMLASSLIDGGMNWWQAVLTIFLGNIIVLVPMILNAHAGTKYGIPFPVYCRPSFGLLGANIPALLRALVACGWFGIQAWIGGGALYRIGTVFFPQWEQLPKLFADPSVHFAGVNAAELACFFVFWLINIWVIYKGIESIRILLNFKAPLLILLGLAFLTWAYVRANGFGEMLSKPSEFSDGGAKAGQFWAFFFPALTANVGFWATLSLNIPDFSRYAYSQRDQAWGQALGLPTTMGLFSFIGVAVTSATAVIYGKPEWDPVVALSRFTNPVVLIFAMASLCLATLATNIAANVVSPANDFAHLWPRVINFRIGGFITGIIGILMQPWKLIADPTGYIFRWLVAYSALLGAVGGVLIADYFVIRHARLDQAGLYRKHGPYWYRGGFNPLAVVALLAGIAPCVPGFLATVNEKIQLPAIWTDLYHYAWFISFGISFALYIVLMMLFSRNNLAANERR, via the coding sequence ATGCAGCCAACTGCTTCTTCCTCCGACGGCATTGTCGAACTGGCCGAATATCCCTTCGGGTCACCCTACTTCAGCCCCGATTTGGCCCCCGTCAACCGCGCCGGCCGACGCTGGGGAATGAAAGATATTGCCGTCCTCTGGATCAGCATGTCCGCCTGCATTCCTACGTACATGCTCGCCTCCAGCCTGATTGACGGCGGCATGAATTGGTGGCAAGCAGTCCTGACGATTTTTTTGGGCAATATCATTGTACTCGTGCCCATGATCCTCAACGCGCACGCCGGAACGAAATACGGAATTCCGTTTCCCGTGTATTGCCGGCCGAGCTTCGGACTGCTAGGAGCCAATATCCCAGCCTTGCTACGAGCGCTGGTCGCCTGCGGCTGGTTCGGCATTCAGGCCTGGATTGGCGGGGGAGCGCTGTACAGGATTGGAACAGTGTTTTTTCCACAATGGGAACAGCTACCCAAGCTGTTTGCCGACCCAAGTGTTCACTTCGCCGGTGTGAATGCCGCCGAGCTTGCCTGCTTTTTTGTCTTTTGGCTGATTAATATTTGGGTGATTTACAAAGGGATTGAATCGATTCGCATTTTGCTGAACTTCAAGGCGCCGCTATTGATTTTGTTGGGCCTAGCGTTTTTAACCTGGGCGTATGTGCGGGCGAACGGATTTGGCGAAATGCTTTCTAAGCCCTCGGAGTTTTCCGACGGTGGAGCGAAGGCGGGGCAATTTTGGGCATTCTTTTTCCCCGCGCTGACGGCGAACGTTGGCTTTTGGGCCACCCTTTCGCTCAATATTCCGGACTTCAGCCGATACGCTTATTCACAACGCGATCAAGCGTGGGGCCAAGCCTTGGGCTTACCAACCACAATGGGGCTGTTCTCGTTCATCGGCGTGGCCGTGACCAGCGCCACCGCCGTCATTTACGGCAAGCCGGAATGGGACCCGGTTGTCGCGCTTAGCCGGTTCACCAATCCCGTGGTTCTGATCTTTGCCATGGCGTCGCTCTGCCTGGCCACCTTGGCCACGAACATTGCCGCAAATGTCGTCAGCCCGGCAAACGACTTTGCTCACTTGTGGCCACGAGTAATTAACTTTCGCATTGGCGGATTTATCACGGGCATCATCGGCATTTTAATGCAGCCGTGGAAACTGATTGCCGATCCAACCGGATACATTTTCCGCTGGCTAGTCGCTTATTCGGCTCTCTTGGGTGCCGTCGGCGGCGTGCTGATTGCCGATTATTTTGTCATTCGCCATGCCCGGCTCGATCAAGCGGGCCTTTATCGCAAACACGGTCCCTACTGGTACCGCGGCGGATTTAACCCGCTGGCCGTCGTCGCGCTGTTGGCTGGAATTGCTCCCTGCGTGCCAGGTTTTTTGGCCACGGTCAACGAAAAAATCCAACTGCCTGCGATCTGGACAGATTTGTATCACTATGCGTGGTTCATCAGCTTTGGCATATCGTTCGCGCTTTACATCGTGCTGATGATGCTGTTCAGCCGAAACAATTTGGCCGCGAATGAACGCAGATAA
- a CDS encoding DUF1648 domain-containing protein, which produces MKPTWRTELPQWIAIAAMFAVAAWAWPRLPETIPIHWNLKGEIDGYGSKGVGLLLLPLVVLVLYVLMRLLHRIDPGKQNYAVFTGAFTAIRMAFTFFMAALYAACTLAIFGHKLNITTFVCFDIAALFLVIGNFMSKIRPNWFVGVRTPWTLSSKLSWDKTHRLAGWLFVLMGALVAALGLVQTGWMLMVMLAIDAACLAWMFIYSYLVYRDDPNRTSPAGVSPSADDTESAHISR; this is translated from the coding sequence ATGAAACCGACCTGGCGCACCGAATTACCGCAATGGATCGCCATCGCTGCCATGTTCGCCGTGGCCGCTTGGGCCTGGCCGCGGCTGCCGGAAACCATTCCCATTCATTGGAATTTGAAAGGCGAAATCGACGGCTACGGCAGCAAAGGCGTCGGGCTGCTCTTGCTGCCGCTCGTGGTGCTCGTGCTGTATGTGTTGATGCGGCTGCTGCACCGCATCGACCCCGGCAAGCAAAATTACGCCGTATTTACCGGCGCATTTACGGCCATTCGCATGGCATTCACGTTTTTCATGGCGGCACTGTACGCCGCTTGCACGCTGGCGATATTCGGCCACAAACTGAACATCACCACGTTCGTGTGCTTCGACATCGCCGCACTGTTCCTCGTCATCGGCAACTTCATGAGCAAAATTCGGCCCAATTGGTTTGTCGGCGTCCGCACCCCCTGGACCCTGTCCAGCAAATTATCGTGGGATAAAACTCATCGGCTCGCCGGCTGGCTGTTCGTGCTGATGGGTGCGCTGGTCGCCGCGCTGGGCCTCGTCCAAACCGGCTGGATGTTGATGGTCATGCTCGCCATTGACGCCGCCTGCCTGGCCTGGATGTTCATCTATTCCTATCTCGTCTACCGTGACGACCCCAACCGCACTTCCCCCGCCGGCGTTTCGCCCAGTGCTGACGACACAGAATCGGCCCACATTTCCCGCTAA
- a CDS encoding autorepressor SdpR family transcription factor, with protein MNAVFQALSDPTRREILRLLRKRDLTAGELAEKFPLAKSTLSGHFNILKHAGLIVAEKNGTSIRYSLNLSVVEQTMAAVMELFDVGKSTKRGQS; from the coding sequence ATGAACGCCGTTTTCCAAGCCCTCAGCGATCCGACCCGCCGCGAAATCTTGCGCCTGCTCCGCAAGCGCGATCTCACTGCCGGCGAGCTGGCCGAAAAATTCCCGCTCGCCAAATCGACCCTGTCCGGCCACTTCAACATTCTCAAACATGCCGGGCTGATCGTGGCCGAGAAAAACGGCACCAGCATCAGGTACAGCCTCAATCTGTCGGTCGTGGAACAAACGATGGCCGCCGTGATGGAACTGTTCGACGTCGGCAAATCAACCAAAAGGGGACAATCATGA
- a CDS encoding aspartate aminotransferase family protein, giving the protein MATQTHASLPISDHKPTPYKGPSREEVLALRQQYLTPGLLTFYKEPLLLVEGKMQYLWDEKGKQYLDAFAGIVTVSVGHCHPQIVKKVQEQVGKLQHVTTIYLHPTIGQFGKKLAEHFPEGSNLSVTYFTNSGSEANEIAILSSREFTGNSEVISLRNCYHGGTQATMALTAHSTWKFKTNPTISVKNALAPYCYRCPYGLEYPSCGLKCAHDVENVIKYETSGQVAAFIAEPIQGVGGAVTPPPEYFKIVYDIVRKAGGLCIADEVQTGFGRTGDHFWGFENFGVTPDIVTMAKGIGNGAPLGACTTRMEIAKMMKNRIHFNTYGGNPISMVQGLATLEVIDQENIQANAKKVGGHLKTRLKELQERHKLIGEVRGLGLMLGVELVRDRKTKEPANTEAADVLELCKHRGLLIGKGGLFGNTLRIKPPMCITIDDADFMVDCLDEVLGEIEGRKN; this is encoded by the coding sequence GTGGCTACGCAAACGCATGCTTCGCTGCCGATTTCGGATCATAAGCCCACGCCGTACAAGGGCCCCAGCCGTGAAGAAGTGCTGGCCCTGCGGCAGCAATATCTGACGCCTGGCCTTTTGACGTTCTACAAAGAGCCGCTGCTCTTGGTCGAAGGCAAAATGCAGTACTTGTGGGACGAGAAGGGGAAGCAATATCTCGATGCGTTTGCCGGCATTGTCACGGTTTCGGTCGGCCACTGCCACCCGCAAATTGTCAAAAAAGTGCAGGAGCAGGTCGGCAAGTTGCAGCACGTGACGACCATTTATCTGCATCCCACCATCGGGCAATTCGGCAAGAAGCTGGCCGAGCATTTTCCGGAAGGGAGCAATCTTTCGGTCACGTACTTCACGAATTCCGGCAGCGAAGCCAACGAAATTGCGATTCTTTCCTCGCGCGAATTCACCGGCAACAGCGAAGTCATCAGTCTGCGCAACTGCTACCACGGCGGCACACAGGCCACGATGGCGCTGACGGCCCACAGCACGTGGAAGTTCAAAACCAATCCCACGATCAGCGTGAAAAACGCGCTGGCCCCGTACTGTTACCGCTGCCCATACGGGTTGGAATATCCCAGTTGCGGGCTGAAGTGTGCCCACGATGTGGAGAATGTGATCAAGTACGAAACCAGCGGGCAAGTGGCGGCGTTCATTGCCGAGCCGATTCAAGGCGTGGGGGGCGCCGTTACGCCGCCGCCGGAGTATTTCAAAATTGTGTACGACATTGTGCGTAAAGCGGGCGGGCTGTGCATTGCCGACGAAGTGCAAACCGGCTTCGGCCGCACCGGCGATCATTTTTGGGGCTTCGAAAATTTCGGCGTTACGCCGGACATCGTCACCATGGCCAAAGGCATCGGCAACGGCGCCCCGCTGGGCGCCTGCACCACGCGGATGGAAATTGCCAAGATGATGAAGAACCGCATCCACTTCAACACCTACGGCGGGAACCCGATTTCGATGGTGCAAGGACTGGCCACACTGGAAGTGATCGATCAGGAGAACATTCAAGCGAACGCCAAAAAAGTCGGCGGGCATTTGAAAACACGGCTGAAAGAATTGCAGGAGCGGCACAAGCTGATTGGCGAAGTACGCGGCCTGGGCCTGATGCTGGGCGTGGAATTGGTGCGCGATCGCAAAACCAAAGAGCCGGCCAACACCGAAGCCGCCGACGTGCTGGAATTGTGCAAACACCGCGGCCTCTTGATCGGCAAGGGCGGCCTGTTCGGCAACACGCTGCGCATCAAACCGCCGATGTGCATCACGATTGACGACGCCGATTTTATGGTGGATTGCTTGGATGAAGTGTTGGGGGAGATTGAGGGGCGGAAGAATTGA
- a CDS encoding HNH endonuclease: MKFELAPDNRGLTDEALLADLKRVSAELSKVSLSTEEYEKAGRLHPATFVRRFGSWNKAVQLAGLQVRKRNNIPKQDCVADLIDVASRLNKDYLTFEEYKKLGKYSQQAFRRNFGSWAAAIIAAGLKDESKYSPRRSIEELYRNLEIVWEALGRQPRYEDIRKPLSAICVETYCRRFGSWRKALESFVEYINTDSANSANECESNGNLEIHKQLLPAAGLQRCEHKTQRSVSWRLRFLVMRRDGFKCHCCGASPATTPGVLLEVDHILPWSKGGETVFDNLQTLCKTCNGGKSNLLDGEV; this comes from the coding sequence ATGAAATTTGAGTTAGCTCCAGACAATCGTGGCTTGACAGATGAGGCTCTATTGGCGGACCTCAAGAGAGTTTCCGCAGAGCTCAGCAAAGTGTCGCTTTCAACTGAGGAATATGAGAAAGCAGGGAGGCTCCATCCCGCCACTTTTGTTAGGAGGTTTGGAAGCTGGAACAAAGCAGTTCAATTAGCAGGCTTACAGGTTCGCAAACGCAATAACATTCCGAAGCAGGACTGTGTAGCCGATCTCATTGATGTTGCGAGCCGGCTAAACAAAGATTATCTCACGTTTGAAGAATACAAAAAGCTCGGCAAATACAGCCAACAGGCCTTCCGTCGTAACTTTGGAAGCTGGGCTGCTGCTATCATCGCTGCGGGTCTTAAAGATGAAAGTAAATATTCACCGCGCAGGTCCATTGAAGAACTGTATAGGAACCTTGAGATAGTTTGGGAAGCTCTTGGAAGACAACCAAGATATGAGGACATACGAAAACCACTTTCCGCGATTTGTGTTGAAACGTATTGCCGTAGATTCGGTTCCTGGCGAAAGGCGCTCGAGAGTTTCGTAGAGTACATAAACACTGATTCCGCCAATTCAGCAAACGAGTGCGAATCCAATGGGAATTTGGAAATCCACAAGCAATTGCTGCCGGCGGCGGGTCTACAGAGATGCGAACACAAGACTCAACGCAGTGTCTCATGGCGGCTACGATTTCTCGTGATGCGTCGAGATGGATTCAAATGCCATTGCTGTGGTGCGAGCCCAGCAACAACTCCGGGAGTGCTTTTGGAAGTCGATCATATTCTTCCCTGGAGCAAAGGCGGGGAAACCGTTTTCGACAACCTACAGACACTCTGTAAGACATGTAACGGCGGCAAGAGCAATTTGCTTGACGGTGAAGTGTGA